A section of the Cottoperca gobio chromosome 17, fCotGob3.1, whole genome shotgun sequence genome encodes:
- the ndufv2 gene encoding NADH dehydrogenase [ubiquinone] flavoprotein 2, mitochondrial, which yields MFLSAVVRSAVSQTARQVRGLHRSAARAGAGGIFVHRDTPDNNADTPFDFTEENKKRIEAIISMYPLGHKQAATIPVLDVAQRQHGWLPIAAMNKVAEVLEVAPMRVYEVATFYTMFLRQPVGKYFIQICTTTPCMLCNSDSILEAIQTKLGIKVGETTPDKMFTLLEVECLGACVNAPMVQINDNYYEDLTPKDIDDIIDELKAGRVPPPGPRNGRLSCEPAGGLTSLTEPPTGPGFGVRADL from the exons ATGTTTTTGTCTGCTGTAGTTCGCTCTGCAGTATCGCAGACG GCCAGGCAGGTCAGGGGTCTGCATCGGTCTGCTGCACGCGCAGGAGCTGGTGGCATCTTTGTG CACAGAGATACTCCTGACAACAACGCAGATACTCCTTTTGACTTCACAGAGGAGAACAAAAAG AGGATTGAGGCGATCATTTCCATGTACCCTCTTGGACACAAGCAAGCAGCCACCATCCCAGTGTTGGACGTAGCCCAGAGGCAACATGGATGGCTCCCTATCGCCGCCATGAACAAG GTCGCCGAGGTGCTGGAAGTCGCTCCGATGAGAGTGTATGAAGTAGCGACATTCTATACGATGTTCCTGCGTCAGCCCGTGGGAAAATACTTCATTCAGATCTGCACAACAACGCCCTGCATGCTCTGCAACTCGGACAGCATCCTGGAGGCCATCCAAACCAAACTGG GTATCAAGGTCGGAGAGACTACTCCAGACAAGATGTTCACGCTATTGGAAGTGGAATGCCTGGGTGCCTGTGTGAATGCTCCGATGGTCCAGATCAATGACAACTATTAT GAGGACCTCACACCTAAGGACATTGACGACATTATTGATGAACTTAAAGCAGGCAGAGTCCCACCACCTGGGCCAAG GAACGGGCGTTTGTCCTGTGAGCCTGCAGGTGGATTGACTTCTCTGACAGAGCCTCCTACAGGACCGGGCTTTGGTGTAAGAGCGGACCTGTAG